One part of the Salinivirga cyanobacteriivorans genome encodes these proteins:
- a CDS encoding IS4 family transposase, whose product MPPPTLFCSFVLPQKKLLWIKVHIFFGTSVFGQLISLIDSKIITTSAKKHNSDHYVNKFKTKDHLISMLFCSFAKCTSLREVSGAMLGLSGKTKHFQLNHIPKKSTLSDSNKRRDCDVFGEIYNKLLKQYGHYISDSRIKDVINKQVEIIDSSTISLFKDILKCVGRHPKTGKKKGGIKLHATINVDETAPKMVWLTSAATHDHVLLNSLKHNANTIYVFDKGYNDYKAFDKFSQTDTGFVTRIKDNAAYKTLNDCKIEEHIHSGVEKDEIIEVQVKYENNTRPLKLRKVQFYDRNLKRRFEFLTNLFEMRADLIAAIYKLRWQIELLFKQLKQNFPLKYFLGDNENAIKIQIYCALIANLLMTVIQKTLKRKWAFSNLVSFCKIHLFNYIHLFRFLEHPDKDWQKTYDELMQPSLF is encoded by the coding sequence ATGCCTCCCCCAACTCTTTTTTGTAGTTTTGTTTTACCACAAAAAAAACTACTATGGATAAAAGTACACATTTTTTTTGGCACATCGGTTTTCGGACAGCTGATTTCCTTAATTGATTCAAAAATCATCACTACCAGTGCAAAAAAGCACAATTCAGATCACTATGTGAACAAGTTCAAAACAAAAGATCACTTAATTAGCATGCTGTTTTGTTCTTTTGCTAAATGCACATCTTTACGCGAAGTAAGTGGCGCAATGCTTGGTTTATCAGGTAAAACCAAACATTTTCAGTTAAATCATATTCCAAAGAAAAGTACCTTGTCAGATTCAAATAAACGTAGAGATTGTGATGTGTTCGGAGAAATCTACAATAAGCTACTCAAACAATATGGTCATTATATTTCGGACAGCAGAATTAAAGATGTAATAAACAAACAAGTAGAGATTATTGACAGCTCAACCATCAGTTTGTTTAAGGATATATTGAAGTGTGTTGGACGGCATCCTAAAACCGGTAAAAAGAAAGGCGGTATAAAACTTCATGCAACGATAAATGTAGACGAAACTGCACCCAAGATGGTTTGGCTCACCAGTGCTGCCACTCATGACCATGTATTGTTAAATAGTCTTAAGCATAATGCAAACACAATATACGTATTTGACAAAGGCTATAATGACTACAAAGCCTTTGATAAATTTTCGCAAACAGATACAGGTTTTGTCACCCGAATAAAAGACAATGCAGCATATAAAACGCTAAATGATTGTAAGATAGAAGAACATATTCATAGTGGGGTTGAAAAAGATGAAATCATAGAAGTTCAGGTAAAATATGAGAATAACACACGCCCTTTAAAGCTGCGTAAAGTCCAGTTCTACGACAGAAACCTTAAAAGACGGTTTGAGTTTTTAACTAACTTGTTTGAAATGAGGGCTGATTTAATAGCTGCTATTTACAAACTACGATGGCAAATTGAACTTCTGTTCAAACAATTAAAACAAAATTTCCCGCTAAAATATTTTCTCGGGGACAATGAAAATGCGATTAAAATACAGATATACTGTGCCTTAATCGCAAACCTATTGATGACTGTTATCCAAAAAACGCTCAAGAGGAAATGGGCGTTTTCCAATTTAGTTAGCTTCTGTAAAATTCATTTGTTTAACTACATTCATTTATTCAGGTTTCTTGAGCATCCGGACAAAGATTGGCAGAAAACTTATGACGAATTGATGCAGCCCTCTCTATTCTGA
- a CDS encoding PLDc N-terminal domain-containing protein, with product MDYLLGVLIVLTMVLWVWAVYDINISRLKGKNHQNKWLLAVVIFPLLGPILYFQFKRKG from the coding sequence ATGGATTATTTATTGGGTGTTTTGATAGTATTAACCATGGTACTTTGGGTATGGGCAGTTTACGATATTAATATCTCGCGACTCAAAGGGAAAAACCATCAGAATAAATGGCTGCTGGCTGTGGTAATATTTCCGCTTTTAGGCCCTATTCTCTATTTCCAGTTCAAGCGTAAAGGTTGA